In Quercus lobata isolate SW786 chromosome 12, ValleyOak3.0 Primary Assembly, whole genome shotgun sequence, a genomic segment contains:
- the LOC115971718 gene encoding protein EXORDIUM-like isoform X1: protein MASLVYTHLLLQLVLLISFFHFNLAARRLASSAETQQPLPFQYHNGALLTGKISINLIWYGKFKPTQRAIISDFIASLSTSTPTKSQPSVATWWKTTEKYYHLSSSKKASTLLLSMGTQIIDETYSLGKSLSNQQIEQLASKGAHKNAINVVLTSADVAVEGFCMSKCGTHGSSKVASVQGKSYKFAYIWVGNSETQCPGQCAWPFHQPIYGPQSPPLVAPNNDVGLDGMVINLASLLAGTTTNPFGNGYFQGPKDAPLEAASACPGVYGKGAYPGYAGDLLVDPTTGASYNANGGNGRKYLLPALFDPSTKSCSTLV from the coding sequence TCTACTAATCTCTTTCTTCCATTTCAACTTGGCAGCAAGGAGACTTGCTAGTTCAGCTGAAACCCAACAACCTTTACCCTTCCAATACCACAATGGCGCTCTTCTTACTGGAAAAATCTCCATCAATCTAATCTGGTATGGCAAATTCAAGCCCACACAAAGAGCTATTATCTCAGATTTCATTGCCTCTCTTTCTACTTCCACACCCACAAAATCTCAACCCTCTGTTGCCACCTGGTGGAAAACCACCGAGAAATACTACCACCTTAGCAGCTCAAAGAAGGCCTCCACTCTTTTACTCTCAATGGGTACACAGATCATTGATGAGACTTACTCCTTAGGCAAATCACTCTCAAATCAGCAAATAGAACAGTTGGCATCAAAGGGTGCCCATAAAAATGCCATTAACGTGGTTCTAACATCAGCTGATGTGGCAGTTGAAGGCTTTTGTATGAGCAAATGTGGAACCCATGGATCTTCAAAAGTTGCATCTGTTCAAGGCAAAAGCTACAAATTTGCTTACATTTGGGTTGGAAACTCGGAGACTCAATGCCCAGGTCAATGCGCTTGGCCATTTCACCAGCCCATATATGGACCCCAGAGCCCTCCCCTTGTTGCTCCCAACAACGATGTGGGTCTGGACGGCATGGTCATCAACCTGGCTAGTCTCTTGGCTGGTACAACTACGAACCCATTTGGAAATGGCTACTTTCAAGGACCAAAGGACGCGCCATTAGAGGCTGCATCGGCTTGTCCCGGTGTGTATGGCAAGGGAGCATACCCTGGTTATGCTGGGGACCTGTTGGTTGACCCCACCACAGGCGCTAGCTATAATGCAAATGGTGGCAATGGAAGGAAATACTTGCTTCCAGCTCTATTTGACCCATCTACCAAATCTTGTTCAACTCTTGTCTGA
- the LOC115971718 gene encoding protein EXORDIUM-like isoform X2, with the protein MASLVYTHLLLQLVLLISFFHFNLAARRLASSAETQQPLPFQYHNGALLTGKISINLIWYGKFKPTQRAIISDFIASLSTSTPTKSQPSVATWWKTTEKYYHLSSSKKASTLLLSMGTQIIDETYSLGKSLSNQQIEQLASKGAHKNAINVVLTSADVAVEGFCMSKCGTHGSSKVASVQGKSYKFAYIWVGNSETQCPGQCAWPFHQPIYGPQSPPLVAPNNDVGLDGMVINLASLLAGTTTNPFGNGYFQGPKDAPLEAASACPGVYGKGAYPGYAGDLLVDPTTGASYNANGGNGRKYLLPALFDPSTKSCSTLV; encoded by the coding sequence TCTACTAATCTCTTTCTTCCATTTCAACTTGGCAGCAAGGAGACTTGCTAGTTCAGCTGAAACCCAACAACCTTTACCCTTCCAATACCACAATGGCGCTCTTCTTACTGGAAAAATCTCCATCAATCTAATCTGGTATGGCAAATTCAAGCCCACACAAAGAGCTATTATCTCAGATTTCATTGCCTCTCTTTCTACTTCCACACCCACAAAATCTCAACCCTCTGTTGCCACCTGGTGGAAAACCACCGAGAAATACTACCACCTTAGCAGCTCAAAGAAGGCCTCCACTCTTTTACTCTCAATGGGTACACAGATCATTGATGAGACTTACTCCTTAGGCAAATCACTCTCAAATCAGCAAATAGAACAGTTGGCATCAAAGGGTGCCCATAAAAATGCCATTAACGTGGTTCTAACATCAGCTGATGTGGCAGTTGAAGGCTTTTGTATGAGCAAATGTGGAACCCATGGATCTTCAAAAGTTGCATCTGTTCAAGGCAAAAGCTACAAATTTGCTTACATTTGGGTTGGAAACTCGGAGACTCAATGCCCAGGTCAATGCGCTTGGCCATTTCACCAGCCCATATATGGACCCCAGAGCCCTCCCCTTGTTGCTCCCAACAACGATGTGGGTCTGGACGGCATGGTCATCAACCTGGCTAGTCTCTTGGCTGGTACAACTACGAACCCATTTGGAAATGGCTACTTTCAAGGACCAAAGGACGCGCCATTAGAGGCTGCATCGGCTTGTCCCGGTGTGTATGGCAAGGGAGCATACCCTGGTTATGCTGGGGACCTGTTGGTTGACCCCACCACAGGCGCTAGCTATAATGCAAATGGTGGCAATGGAAGGAAATACTTGCTTCCAGCTCTATTTGACCCATCTACCAA